The following are encoded in a window of Flavobacterium psychrotrophum genomic DNA:
- a CDS encoding Ig-like domain-containing protein: MKNNLLLHYVTNKYTGTIKIVCLLLFVMLQVHKAGAQAWENVGSQEAVSAGGASFNNLVMDGNGNYYLSYYDTSVAKGSVQKFNGTTWSYAGGSAGITTGSATFNALATDNQGNVYYSNQLGYPESGMAVRKFNGTTWSLLPQVTNGGVNYQAIGVSQDNVVFAYNNENNGTVKRYVNGAWEQVGNTGFSGGASYAEMAVANNTVYTCNIAGGAAQVYKISTTATSSDSWELVGGTTVGAASSSEQYNTDIAIDGNNNIYVAYASNSADGQKLNVKKFDGTAWVQVGEANFTEGRVQYIALAVTLGGEVYVAASNWEDDNFLKNRVYKFDSTLGSWIILGGDFVSTGQATYNDLIVDNANDYLILTYSEGNAKVKRISITAPPAVCSGAEPGPNTGDTSCITLTYMGEQVNYATVRGADGKVWLQQNLGSTAIAGAITDEAAYGDLYQWGRWADGHQKRDSATSASSTPNNPSGLENNTGQYITGSSTASWWSGNALTDTWTGATPAQASDINGCDPCKALLGQDWKLPSQEDWQALVTAESITNPASAFASSLKLPGNGYRSNTNGDFTYVGARGYYWSSTTSSTGAKYMYIGTTIANPAAGAPRGQGAGVRCIYARPVVAVESVEVAVQGGAQPTITTVGGTLQLVATVAPTTASQLVAWSLVSGDTAVTLSATGTVTALANGTAVVRAKSLQDPTKFDDIEITVALPSTGNGITGYNYDIIANGVGNASVTSQIGLDEVNSRALVSLDFQGTAGSTTPVYGLPVNRIINSASTPGISYQLANYSGSNALYLTPSYVTNSINNQSSGTLSFEAQNKQTVYILSSAAGGGSTNLPFTATVNFSDGSSQQATLQAKDWYDNSGFAIKGIGRVNRTNNNMEGNAENPRLYENSIAIDAANQAKTITGIAFTFSGDASAEYGNEIRFAVLSIATVDAPAAGTVTVSTLNNVPATITTANGTLQLTAAIAPATASQNVTWSVTQGTAFATVNANGLVTATATGTVTVRATSVANTANYGEIQVAVTIPEPGYCEAYFINGCADYVYISGVATTGGTTNINNTSTGCSNDNSLAGYANYTAQSVTAPQGSSVNFNLNFHTASLGTSYLSAWIDWNHDFTFSDDEQVYASSGEEPSTLTFTANVPQNAALGATRIRLKVVNGWIGSGACGYNSFGEIEDYTFNITEALPAPTVVVTTQNNAAAEITTANGTLQLVATVTPATTSQNVTWSIVAGNDIATIDANGLVTATASGTVTVKATSVENTTSYGEFNITVTIAPTNDCQPISYLYENFDSLSCCEMGVVPTCWDSIRLGGASQIISGTQPASGTSQIYQFGYGANTVSIVVLPQFSNVNAGTHQFRFKAKANNTGALDFGYITDINNAATFVIIESLTITNSSYNSADAERTLTVPVTVPANARLALRNPGTTWAGMYWDDVYWEPIPAAITVATQNNVAAAITTNAGTLQLTATVTPVANTVNWTITEGSANATVDANGLVTATANGTVTVRATIAGTELFDEIQITISNQIVAVTAVTVTVSGNAAPAITTQNGTLQLVATVTPANATNTTVTWSIVSGTEVATVDANGLVTATANGTVTVRATSVQDPTKYDDIEVTVTYVIAVESIVVTVENDAAATITTENGTLQLIATAAPTTANQDVTWSIVSGDTLATIDQDGLVTAVANGTVTVRATSVQDPAKYDDIEIVIFIESLGVGDVNQTTFSIYPNPVENNLNIVSNQQVKAVKVYNQIGQLIKTGKTNTVDFTGVAQGVYIVEAEFSNGAKTVQKIIKK, translated from the coding sequence ATGAAAAATAATTTACTATTGCATTATGTAACTAACAAATACACAGGCACTATAAAAATTGTCTGTCTTTTACTATTTGTTATGCTACAAGTGCACAAAGCAGGTGCGCAAGCCTGGGAAAACGTTGGCTCGCAAGAAGCCGTTTCTGCCGGCGGTGCCTCGTTCAACAACCTTGTCATGGATGGCAATGGTAACTACTATTTGTCATACTATGATACTTCTGTAGCAAAAGGTTCTGTGCAAAAGTTTAATGGCACCACATGGTCCTACGCAGGCGGAAGTGCCGGTATAACCACGGGGTCTGCTACATTTAACGCACTTGCCACAGACAATCAGGGCAATGTATATTACAGTAACCAGTTGGGATATCCTGAGTCTGGTATGGCTGTGCGTAAATTTAATGGCACTACATGGTCATTACTTCCGCAGGTTACTAACGGTGGGGTTAACTACCAGGCCATAGGAGTATCTCAGGACAATGTGGTTTTTGCATATAATAATGAAAACAACGGTACTGTAAAACGCTATGTTAACGGTGCCTGGGAACAGGTAGGTAATACCGGTTTTTCCGGGGGAGCATCTTATGCCGAAATGGCTGTTGCAAACAATACCGTATACACCTGTAATATTGCAGGTGGTGCAGCACAGGTTTATAAAATAAGCACTACAGCTACAAGTTCAGACAGTTGGGAACTTGTAGGCGGTACAACAGTAGGTGCTGCTTCTAGCTCAGAGCAGTACAATACTGATATTGCGATAGACGGAAACAACAATATCTATGTAGCATATGCATCTAACAGTGCAGACGGACAAAAGCTTAATGTAAAGAAATTTGATGGTACAGCCTGGGTACAGGTTGGCGAAGCTAACTTTACCGAAGGAAGGGTACAGTACATTGCTCTTGCAGTAACACTGGGTGGCGAGGTATATGTAGCAGCGAGTAACTGGGAAGATGATAACTTTTTAAAGAACAGGGTTTATAAATTTGATTCTACACTAGGTAGCTGGATTATTCTTGGTGGTGATTTTGTAAGCACCGGGCAGGCTACCTACAACGATTTGATTGTAGATAATGCAAACGATTATCTAATACTAACTTATTCTGAAGGGAATGCAAAAGTAAAAAGGATAAGCATAACTGCGCCTCCGGCTGTGTGCAGCGGGGCTGAGCCAGGACCTAATACAGGCGATACAAGCTGTATTACCCTTACTTATATGGGCGAACAGGTAAACTATGCTACTGTGCGCGGTGCCGATGGTAAAGTATGGCTGCAACAAAACCTGGGTAGTACCGCTATAGCCGGGGCTATTACAGATGAAGCTGCTTATGGCGACCTATACCAATGGGGACGCTGGGCAGACGGACACCAAAAGCGTGATTCGGCTACCAGTGCTTCATCAACTCCTAATAATCCATCAGGACTTGAAAACAATACAGGCCAATATATAACCGGTAGTAGTACCGCTTCATGGTGGTCTGGCAATGCTCTTACAGACACCTGGACAGGTGCTACCCCGGCACAAGCCAGCGACATTAATGGCTGCGACCCGTGTAAAGCACTTCTTGGCCAGGATTGGAAATTACCATCTCAGGAAGACTGGCAGGCGCTGGTTACAGCAGAGAGCATTACAAACCCTGCATCGGCCTTTGCCAGTTCTTTAAAATTACCGGGCAATGGCTACAGGAGCAACACTAACGGCGACTTTACTTATGTAGGTGCACGTGGTTACTACTGGAGCTCTACTACATCTAGCACAGGTGCTAAATATATGTATATAGGTACAACCATAGCTAATCCGGCTGCTGGTGCGCCACGCGGTCAGGGTGCTGGTGTAAGGTGTATCTATGCAAGGCCGGTTGTAGCTGTAGAATCGGTTGAAGTAGCTGTACAAGGCGGAGCACAACCAACAATTACTACTGTGGGCGGAACATTACAACTTGTTGCTACCGTAGCACCTACTACGGCCAGCCAACTGGTGGCATGGTCTCTTGTGTCTGGAGATACAGCTGTAACGTTAAGCGCTACCGGAACTGTAACAGCGTTGGCTAACGGTACTGCTGTAGTACGCGCAAAATCTTTACAGGATCCTACTAAATTTGACGACATTGAGATAACTGTTGCCCTACCTTCTACAGGAAATGGCATTACAGGTTATAACTATGATATTATTGCAAACGGTGTGGGTAACGCATCTGTTACATCACAAATAGGCCTTGACGAAGTTAATTCAAGGGCGCTTGTATCTCTTGACTTCCAAGGTACTGCAGGCAGCACTACACCTGTATATGGCTTACCTGTAAACCGTATAATAAATAGTGCTTCTACCCCGGGCATCAGCTACCAGCTGGCTAACTACTCAGGGTCAAACGCACTATACCTTACACCATCTTATGTAACAAACTCTATCAACAACCAGAGTTCAGGTACGCTTTCTTTTGAGGCGCAAAACAAGCAAACGGTATACATACTATCTTCAGCAGCAGGTGGAGGCTCTACTAACCTACCGTTTACTGCTACAGTAAACTTTAGCGACGGCAGCAGCCAACAGGCCACACTGCAAGCTAAAGACTGGTATGATAACAGCGGATTTGCTATTAAAGGCATAGGCCGTGTTAACAGGACTAACAACAACATGGAGGGTAATGCAGAAAATCCAAGGCTGTATGAAAATAGCATTGCAATTGATGCTGCAAACCAGGCTAAAACAATTACAGGTATTGCCTTTACATTTAGTGGAGATGCATCGGCTGAATATGGCAACGAAATAAGGTTTGCAGTACTTTCTATAGCTACTGTAGATGCGCCTGCAGCAGGCACTGTTACTGTAAGTACACTTAATAATGTACCGGCTACGATTACAACAGCAAACGGAACGCTACAGCTTACAGCCGCTATTGCTCCTGCAACAGCAAGCCAAAACGTTACATGGAGCGTTACACAAGGTACTGCCTTTGCAACAGTAAACGCTAACGGACTTGTTACCGCAACAGCTACAGGAACTGTTACCGTGCGTGCTACATCTGTAGCAAATACCGCTAACTATGGCGAAATACAGGTTGCTGTAACAATACCAGAACCGGGATATTGCGAGGCATACTTCATTAACGGATGTGCAGATTATGTTTATATTTCTGGTGTAGCCACTACCGGTGGTACTACAAATATTAATAATACAAGTACGGGCTGTAGTAATGACAACTCACTTGCCGGTTATGCAAATTACACAGCACAGTCGGTTACTGCTCCTCAAGGCAGTAGCGTAAACTTTAACCTTAACTTCCATACTGCATCATTAGGTACATCATACCTTTCGGCATGGATTGACTGGAACCACGACTTTACGTTCTCTGATGATGAGCAGGTATATGCTTCATCCGGAGAAGAGCCAAGTACACTAACCTTTACAGCCAACGTTCCTCAAAATGCAGCACTTGGTGCAACAAGGATACGCCTTAAAGTAGTTAACGGCTGGATAGGCAGCGGCGCCTGCGGATATAACTCTTTTGGTGAAATTGAAGATTATACTTTCAATATTACTGAAGCACTACCTGCACCTACCGTTGTTGTAACTACACAAAATAATGCAGCGGCAGAGATAACTACCGCTAATGGCACGCTTCAATTAGTAGCAACAGTAACTCCGGCAACAACCAGCCAAAACGTAACATGGAGCATTGTTGCAGGTAATGATATAGCAACTATAGATGCTAACGGACTTGTTACGGCAACAGCTAGCGGTACGGTTACTGTAAAGGCTACTTCGGTAGAAAACACAACCAGTTACGGAGAATTTAACATAACTGTTACTATCGCACCTACTAATGACTGCCAGCCAATAAGTTATTTATATGAGAATTTTGACAGTCTTTCTTGTTGCGAAATGGGCGTTGTGCCAACTTGTTGGGACAGCATTCGCCTGGGAGGAGCGAGCCAGATAATTTCGGGCACACAACCTGCTTCAGGAACAAGCCAGATATATCAGTTTGGGTACGGTGCAAATACTGTTTCGATTGTAGTTTTACCGCAATTCAGCAATGTTAATGCCGGTACGCACCAGTTCAGGTTCAAAGCAAAAGCAAACAATACAGGAGCTTTAGATTTTGGTTACATTACCGACATCAATAATGCAGCTACTTTTGTAATTATCGAGAGCCTTACCATTACAAACAGCAGCTACAACAGCGCAGATGCTGAAAGAACACTTACTGTACCTGTAACAGTACCAGCTAATGCACGCCTTGCACTTAGAAACCCTGGCACAACATGGGCAGGAATGTACTGGGATGATGTTTACTGGGAACCTATCCCGGCAGCCATTACAGTTGCAACACAAAACAATGTAGCAGCAGCAATTACTACAAATGCAGGTACGCTTCAGCTTACAGCTACGGTAACTCCGGTAGCAAATACTGTAAACTGGACAATTACTGAAGGTAGTGCAAACGCAACGGTAGATGCTAACGGACTTGTTACTGCAACAGCTAACGGCACGGTTACCGTAAGGGCTACAATTGCAGGTACTGAGCTATTTGATGAGATACAGATTACAATATCTAACCAAATTGTGGCTGTAACAGCTGTAACGGTTACCGTTAGTGGTAACGCTGCACCGGCTATTACAACACAAAATGGCACATTACAACTTGTAGCTACGGTAACACCGGCAAACGCTACAAATACTACTGTAACCTGGAGCATTGTTTCGGGTACTGAAGTAGCAACGGTAGATGCTAACGGACTTGTAACGGCAACAGCTAACGGAACGGTTACTGTGCGTGCAACATCTGTACAGGATCCTACAAAATATGATGATATAGAAGTTACCGTAACCTATGTAATTGCTGTAGAAAGCATCGTAGTAACTGTTGAAAATGATGCAGCAGCAACTATTACAACAGAGAATGGTACACTACAGCTTATTGCTACAGCTGCACCTACTACAGCAAATCAGGATGTAACCTGGAGCATTGTTAGTGGCGATACTCTTGCAACCATCGATCAGGATGGCCTTGTAACGGCTGTTGCTAACGGTACGGTAACTGTGCGTGCAACATCTGTACAGGATCCTGCAAAATATGACGATATCGAAATTGTTATATTCATAGAAAGCCTGGGCGTTGGCGATGTAAACCAAACAACATTCAGCATTTACCCTAACCCTGTAGAAAACAATCTTAACATTGTTTCTAACCAGCAGGTAAAAGCAGTTAAGGTATACAACCAGATAGGCCAGCTTATTAAAACAGGTAAAACCAATACAGTTGACTTTACCGGAGTTGCACAAGGCGTTTATATTGTTGAAGCAGAATTTAGCAATGGCGCAAAAACAGTGCAAAAAATAATCAAGAAATAG
- a CDS encoding DUF6642 family protein — protein sequence MEDKFVFCLEAVRDVEAESTTEVLKNLEQLAFDLGIGSIYKTCDTIEGMEESLNALLYDDHNFKNYEIIYLVMPGEENSIRINDYYYSMEEIAELFDGKMKGKIVHFANAKALDLTSEEAQYFLDVTRAKAVSGYGHPYGQGTSAGLDKAFFSLFQDSDDVIDIVEELHEKYYAVCKALDFRLYY from the coding sequence ATGGAAGATAAATTTGTTTTTTGTCTTGAGGCTGTTCGCGATGTTGAGGCAGAAAGTACGACAGAAGTGCTTAAAAATCTGGAACAGCTTGCGTTTGACCTGGGTATTGGCAGTATTTATAAAACCTGCGATACCATTGAGGGTATGGAAGAGAGCCTGAACGCATTACTGTATGACGATCATAATTTTAAAAATTATGAAATCATCTACCTTGTGATGCCCGGGGAAGAAAATAGTATTCGTATCAACGATTACTATTATAGCATGGAAGAGATTGCTGAACTTTTTGATGGTAAGATGAAAGGAAAAATCGTGCATTTTGCAAATGCAAAAGCACTGGACTTAACCAGTGAAGAGGCACAATATTTTTTAGATGTTACCCGTGCAAAAGCCGTATCTGGCTATGGTCATCCTTACGGGCAGGGAACCAGTGCGGGACTGGATAAAGCATTTTTTAGCCTGTTTCAGGATTCTGATGATGTGATAGATATTGTAGAAGAACTGCACGAAAAATATTATGCCGTTTGCAAGGCACTCGATTTCAGGTTGTATTATTAG
- a CDS encoding glycoside hydrolase family 43 protein has translation MRIYLSLCLFIISALAMAQNPLLADPTIFEHKGTFYLYGTKENKAIKGEGFLVYTSTDLKKWSGPAGATDGFAFKKGDGYGDTGFWAPQIFEHNGKFYMAYTANEQIAIATSDNPLGPFKNDGKPLASDVRQIDPFIFFENGTPYMYHVRLDNGNRIFVAEMEKDLSAIKPATLKECITATEQWEDTEKVQWTVTEGPTVLKKDGLYYMVYSANDFRSKDYAVGYAISKTLYGPWKKTTTPFISRQGLKYPGTGHGDVFYDKKGNMYYVFHTHSSDTEVGPRKTAMVPLVLKNGTIAIPKGKKLIWLD, from the coding sequence ATGAGAATTTATTTATCGCTATGCCTGTTTATAATAAGCGCATTAGCAATGGCTCAAAATCCGCTGCTTGCAGACCCTACTATTTTTGAACACAAGGGAACTTTTTATTTATATGGCACTAAAGAAAATAAGGCTATTAAGGGCGAAGGTTTTTTAGTATATACATCAACCGACCTTAAAAAATGGAGTGGGCCTGCCGGAGCTACAGATGGCTTTGCCTTTAAAAAAGGAGATGGCTATGGCGATACCGGTTTTTGGGCACCGCAGATATTTGAGCACAACGGCAAATTTTACATGGCCTATACCGCTAACGAGCAAATAGCCATTGCAACGAGCGACAACCCGTTAGGACCATTTAAAAACGATGGAAAACCTTTAGCGTCTGATGTGCGCCAGATAGACCCGTTTATCTTTTTTGAGAACGGAACACCCTATATGTACCATGTAAGGCTTGATAATGGCAACCGCATATTTGTGGCTGAGATGGAAAAAGACCTGAGTGCTATAAAGCCTGCCACACTAAAAGAATGTATAACCGCTACCGAGCAGTGGGAAGATACAGAAAAAGTGCAGTGGACAGTTACTGAAGGGCCAACTGTACTTAAAAAAGATGGCCTGTATTATATGGTATATTCTGCTAACGATTTTAGGAGTAAAGATTATGCTGTGGGCTATGCTATTTCTAAAACCCTGTATGGGCCATGGAAAAAGACCACTACCCCATTTATTTCGAGGCAGGGGCTAAAATATCCCGGCACCGGGCATGGCGATGTGTTTTATGATAAAAAAGGAAATATGTACTATGTTTTTCATACCCACTCTTCTGATACAGAAGTTGGCCCAAGAAAAACAGCCATGGTACCATTGGTTCTAAAAAATGGCACTATAGCCATACCAAAAGGAAAGAAGTTAATTTGGTTAGATTAA
- a CDS encoding aldose epimerase family protein, which yields MKVYKIAAASLLCTSLLLSCEGNKKQENKELETTTATDTTAAPLKQQNFATTIDGKEVGLYYIKAKNINVAFTNFGARIIGLWVPDKDGKQTDVVAGPDSTEGFQKSTEPYFGATIGRVGNRIAKGTFKVDGKEYHVPLNNDANSLHGGKKGFQYVVWNVQQPNDKTLVFTYTSPDGEEGFPGKLDVKVTYSVDDNQNLKMDYEATTDKKTPVNLTNHAFFNLNGEGSGTILNHKVLINADTYTPVDGGLIPFGKLDKVAGTPFDFTTFHTIGERVETNNEQLKNGKGYDHNFALNRTAGNDLQKAATVVGDKSGIVMDVYTQEPGLQFYSGNFMQGKNTFKSGAKDDFRTAFAMETQHYPDAPNQKSFPSILLEPGATYHTVSEYRFSTEK from the coding sequence ATGAAAGTTTATAAAATAGCAGCTGCTTCATTACTGTGCACTTCGCTACTGCTTTCATGCGAAGGCAATAAAAAGCAGGAAAATAAAGAGCTGGAAACCACTACAGCAACTGATACTACAGCCGCACCATTAAAACAGCAAAACTTTGCCACTACTATAGACGGTAAAGAGGTAGGATTGTACTATATAAAGGCAAAAAACATTAATGTTGCTTTCACGAACTTCGGAGCCCGTATCATTGGGCTCTGGGTTCCTGATAAGGACGGAAAGCAAACCGATGTAGTAGCAGGCCCAGACAGTACCGAAGGTTTCCAGAAAAGTACCGAGCCTTATTTTGGTGCTACTATAGGCCGTGTGGGTAACCGCATTGCTAAAGGTACTTTTAAGGTAGATGGCAAAGAATACCATGTGCCGTTAAACAACGATGCAAACAGCCTGCACGGAGGTAAAAAAGGCTTTCAGTATGTAGTATGGAATGTGCAGCAGCCTAACGATAAGACGCTTGTATTTACCTACACATCTCCTGATGGCGAAGAAGGTTTTCCAGGAAAGCTTGACGTAAAAGTTACCTACAGCGTAGATGACAATCAAAACCTTAAGATGGATTATGAGGCAACTACCGATAAAAAAACACCGGTAAACCTTACTAACCATGCCTTTTTTAACCTTAACGGCGAAGGTAGTGGTACTATCTTAAACCATAAGGTACTGATAAACGCAGACACTTACACACCTGTAGACGGAGGTCTTATACCTTTTGGCAAACTGGATAAAGTAGCCGGTACACCGTTTGATTTTACCACATTTCATACTATTGGAGAGCGTGTAGAAACAAATAATGAACAGCTAAAGAACGGAAAAGGTTATGACCACAACTTTGCACTAAACCGCACAGCAGGCAATGACCTTCAAAAAGCGGCAACTGTTGTAGGTGATAAATCGGGCATAGTAATGGATGTGTATACCCAGGAACCGGGGCTGCAGTTTTACAGCGGCAACTTTATGCAGGGTAAAAACACATTCAAATCGGGTGCTAAAGATGATTTCCGTACGGCTTTCGCTATGGAAACCCAGCACTACCCTGATGCACCAAATCAAAAGAGTTTCCCTTCTATATTATTAGAACCGGGCGCTACCTACCACACTGTTTCTGAATATCGTTTCAGTACTGAAAAATAA
- a CDS encoding glycoside hydrolase family 2 TIM barrel-domain containing protein encodes MKRIFILLACITSLTLSAQGQKWTKEKADKWYADHKWMSGANFYPSTAINQLEMWQESTFDPTTIDRELGYAQSIGFNTMRVFLHSLAYKADPKGFKNRINKYLEISTKHNIQTLFVFFDDCWNPNPAIGKQPDVVPGKHNSGWMQDPGYPEVEHANDKDLEVYVKDILKTFGNDKRILLWDLYNEPGNSNKGNKSLALVKNVFKWAREANPSQPISVGLWKWDLVDLNTIQAQNSDIITYHFYEQLDDHQHIINMLKTHDRPLICTEYMARTKNNSFFNHMALMKKENIGAINWGLVAGKSNTIYAWDTPVPSGAEPDIWFHDVFRQDGTPYRQDEINVIKKLNGVK; translated from the coding sequence ATGAAAAGAATTTTCATTTTACTCGCCTGTATTACAAGTTTAACTCTATCTGCCCAAGGCCAGAAATGGACCAAAGAAAAAGCCGACAAATGGTATGCTGACCATAAATGGATGAGCGGCGCTAATTTTTACCCTAGCACTGCCATAAACCAGCTCGAAATGTGGCAGGAAAGTACTTTTGACCCTACTACTATAGATAGGGAACTAGGCTATGCACAAAGTATTGGCTTTAATACTATGAGAGTGTTTTTGCACAGCCTTGCTTACAAAGCAGACCCAAAGGGTTTTAAAAACCGCATTAATAAATACCTTGAAATATCAACAAAACACAATATACAAACCTTATTTGTATTTTTTGACGACTGCTGGAACCCTAATCCTGCTATAGGCAAACAACCGGATGTAGTTCCCGGAAAACACAACTCCGGCTGGATGCAGGATCCCGGATACCCGGAAGTTGAACATGCTAACGACAAAGATCTTGAGGTGTATGTAAAAGACATCCTTAAAACTTTTGGCAACGATAAGAGAATATTGCTTTGGGACTTATATAACGAACCGGGCAACAGCAATAAAGGAAACAAAAGCCTTGCACTTGTAAAAAATGTGTTTAAGTGGGCACGTGAGGCAAACCCGTCTCAGCCTATATCAGTAGGATTATGGAAATGGGATTTAGTTGACCTAAACACGATTCAGGCACAAAACTCAGATATTATAACCTACCATTTTTATGAGCAGCTAGATGATCACCAACATATTATAAACATGCTTAAAACGCATGACAGGCCACTTATTTGTACTGAATACATGGCGCGTACTAAAAACAACAGCTTCTTTAATCATATGGCACTTATGAAAAAAGAAAATATAGGGGCTATAAACTGGGGGCTTGTTGCGGGTAAATCGAATACCATTTATGCCTGGGATACCCCGGTACCATCGGGTGCAGAGCCGGATATCTGGTTTCATGATGTATTCCGCCAGGATGGTACACCATACCGCCAGGACGAAATAAATGTTATTAAGAAGCTAAACGGCGTAAAATAA
- a CDS encoding glycoside hydrolase family 43 protein, with protein sequence MKKEVLLLALFACMNLFAQKTFTNPLLPSGADPYSTYHNGYYYYTHTLGNKLMLWKTKNLANLKNAESTLVWSPPAGTAWSKEIWAPEFHFINNKWYAYFAADDGENKNHRMYVLENKNEDPFKGTWELKGKIAADPDRWAIDGDVFTYKNQLYMIWAGWEGDVNVQQNIYIAKMSNPWTIQGGRVLISEPTYNWEKQGDLNDAVNPPHVSVNEGPQFLQHGNDVFIIFSSSGCWTDFYSLGMLRLKGTDPMNPQSWTKHPEPIFVKSEKNGVYAPGHNSFFKSADGKEDWILYHANDNPGEGCGNKRSPRMQKINWNADGTPNLGTPVSNKEILQIPSE encoded by the coding sequence ATGAAAAAAGAAGTATTACTGTTAGCATTGTTTGCGTGCATGAATTTGTTTGCGCAAAAAACATTTACAAATCCGCTGTTGCCTTCGGGCGCAGACCCTTACAGTACCTATCATAATGGGTACTACTATTACACACACACACTAGGCAACAAGCTTATGCTGTGGAAAACAAAAAACCTGGCCAATCTTAAGAATGCCGAAAGCACACTGGTATGGTCTCCCCCGGCCGGCACCGCCTGGTCTAAAGAAATCTGGGCACCGGAGTTTCATTTTATTAACAATAAATGGTATGCCTATTTTGCAGCCGATGATGGTGAAAACAAAAATCACCGTATGTATGTGCTCGAAAATAAAAATGAGGACCCTTTTAAAGGTACATGGGAATTAAAAGGTAAAATTGCCGCAGACCCAGACAGATGGGCTATAGATGGCGATGTATTTACCTACAAGAACCAACTGTACATGATATGGGCAGGATGGGAAGGCGATGTTAATGTACAACAAAACATTTACATTGCTAAAATGTCTAACCCCTGGACAATACAGGGTGGCCGTGTGTTGATTTCTGAGCCTACCTATAACTGGGAAAAGCAGGGCGATCTTAACGATGCTGTTAACCCACCACATGTAAGCGTTAACGAAGGCCCCCAGTTTTTACAGCATGGCAATGATGTTTTTATCATATTCTCATCAAGCGGATGCTGGACTGATTTTTACAGCCTGGGTATGCTGCGCCTTAAAGGTACAGACCCTATGAACCCACAATCATGGACAAAACACCCCGAACCTATTTTTGTAAAGAGCGAAAAGAACGGTGTATACGCACCGGGTCATAACTCTTTCTTTAAATCGGCAGATGGCAAAGAAGACTGGATCTTATACCACGCTAACGACAATCCCGGCGAAGGCTGTGGAAACAAACGTTCGCCAAGGATGCAAAAAATAAACTGGAATGCCGATGGTACACCAAACCTGGGCACACCTGTATCTAACAAAGAAATTTTACAAATACCATCAGAATAA